A DNA window from Streptomyces canus contains the following coding sequences:
- a CDS encoding S8 family serine peptidase, whose product MTLTPQHAPISGARRVARIAVAAGLVAALSAAGPIPMAFSAAADDAPAASDPGLKSADEKLGSDDADALAEAKADGDKNITLMVATAPGKTEQVAAELDAVKGGLVGLTYDKLGYVRATVPTAKADSAIAAAAKLSSVHGIDVKQDIPLDDPTPSADTAKGAASKGTKTYPAPSAKTPAENPYNPSFETGAVDFVEDHPKADGRGVTIGILDSGVDLGHPALQKTTTGERKIVDWVTATDPVSDGDATWRRMTTAVSGPSFTFDGRTWTAPAGSYQVNLFREAATTGGDAKGDANRDGDTTDTWGVLYDKAAGTVRVDLNNNQNFADDTPMKPYKDGYQVGYFGTDDPSTDVAERQPFVVEIRKDVVYDAAGSKADYVNIGVIESEHGTHVAGITAANGLFGGRMNGAAPGAKLVSSRACTWTGGCTNVALTEGMIDLVVNRGVDIVNMSIGGLPALNDGNNARAELYTRLIDTYGVQLVISAGNSGPGANTIGDPGLADKVISVGATISKATWAANYGSAVEKKYAMMPFSSRGPREDGGFAPTLSAPGAAINTTQTWLPGAPVAEAGYTLPAGYSMLQGTSMASPQATGASALLLSAAKQKHIALTPATLRTALTSTADHIKGVQAYEEGAGLIDIVDAWDAIKDGATAHDAVPNNYAVKAPVDTAIDQLLKTPGYGTGLYDREGGLKAGQKKTYDVTITRTSGADKALPHELHFAKNAGDTFRILGKDDIRLPLNQPVTVKVQAQPKSAGLKSAILVVDDPKTEGVDQQILTTVVVSAPVKYTYTASNTVQRNSTRSYFVTVPAGAKSLEVAIGGLKDKSQTRFIAIHPYGVPVDNTGTPYCYNNYLDGNGCKPDARSYADPQAGVWEIEVESRRTSPLLDNPYKLDVAVYGALFDPETVTVPEAKVGTPATASWKVTNTLAAIDGKLAGGPLGSSKTARPTIAEGATQTTTVEVPAGAKSLDVAIGNVSDVSADLDLTVYDASGAVVGQSADGDSEEAVSVASPAAGTYTIEVAGYSVPAGSTAYDYQDVFFSSTLGTVTVSDAPVKLGTGASTTVSGSVTALAAAPAGREFFGQVSLVNARGTVAGVGNVKIEKVTP is encoded by the coding sequence CTTCTCCGCCGCCGCGGACGACGCCCCCGCCGCCTCCGACCCGGGCCTGAAGTCCGCTGACGAGAAGCTCGGTTCGGACGACGCCGACGCGCTCGCCGAGGCCAAGGCCGACGGCGACAAGAACATCACGCTGATGGTCGCCACCGCCCCCGGGAAGACCGAGCAGGTCGCCGCGGAGCTGGACGCGGTCAAGGGCGGCCTGGTGGGCCTCACGTACGACAAGCTCGGTTACGTCCGGGCGACCGTCCCCACCGCGAAGGCGGACTCGGCCATCGCCGCCGCCGCGAAGCTCTCCTCCGTGCACGGCATCGACGTCAAGCAGGACATCCCGCTGGACGACCCGACGCCGAGCGCCGACACCGCCAAGGGCGCCGCGAGCAAGGGCACGAAGACCTACCCGGCGCCGAGCGCGAAGACCCCTGCCGAGAACCCGTACAACCCGTCCTTCGAGACGGGCGCCGTCGACTTCGTGGAGGACCACCCGAAGGCGGACGGCCGCGGCGTCACGATCGGCATCCTGGACTCCGGCGTGGACCTCGGCCACCCGGCGCTGCAGAAGACCACCACCGGTGAGCGGAAGATCGTCGACTGGGTCACCGCGACCGACCCGGTCTCCGACGGTGACGCCACCTGGCGGCGCATGACCACCGCGGTCTCCGGCCCGAGCTTCACCTTCGACGGCCGCACCTGGACGGCGCCCGCCGGGTCGTACCAGGTCAACCTGTTCCGCGAGGCCGCGACCACGGGCGGCGACGCCAAGGGCGACGCGAACCGCGACGGGGACACCACCGACACCTGGGGCGTGCTGTACGACAAGGCCGCCGGGACCGTCCGGGTCGACCTGAACAACAACCAGAACTTCGCCGACGACACGCCGATGAAGCCGTACAAGGACGGCTACCAGGTCGGATACTTCGGCACCGACGACCCGTCGACCGACGTGGCCGAGCGCCAGCCGTTCGTCGTCGAGATCCGCAAGGACGTCGTCTACGACGCCGCGGGCAGCAAGGCCGACTACGTCAACATCGGTGTCATCGAGTCCGAGCACGGCACCCACGTCGCCGGCATCACCGCCGCCAACGGCCTGTTCGGCGGCCGGATGAACGGCGCGGCGCCGGGCGCGAAGCTCGTCTCCTCCCGTGCCTGCACCTGGACCGGCGGCTGCACCAACGTGGCGCTGACCGAGGGCATGATCGACCTCGTCGTCAACCGCGGCGTCGACATCGTCAACATGTCGATCGGTGGCCTGCCCGCGCTCAACGACGGCAACAACGCGCGCGCCGAGCTCTACACGCGCCTCATCGACACCTACGGCGTCCAGCTGGTGATCTCCGCGGGCAACTCCGGCCCCGGCGCGAACACCATCGGCGACCCTGGCCTGGCCGACAAGGTCATCTCGGTCGGCGCGACCATCTCCAAGGCGACCTGGGCCGCCAACTACGGCTCGGCCGTGGAGAAGAAGTACGCGATGATGCCGTTCTCCTCGCGCGGTCCGCGTGAGGACGGCGGCTTCGCACCGACCCTGTCCGCCCCAGGCGCTGCCATCAACACCACGCAGACCTGGCTGCCGGGCGCCCCGGTCGCCGAGGCGGGCTACACACTGCCGGCCGGCTACTCGATGCTCCAGGGCACCTCGATGGCCTCCCCGCAGGCCACGGGCGCGTCCGCGTTGCTGCTGAGCGCCGCCAAGCAGAAGCACATCGCGCTGACGCCGGCCACCCTGCGCACCGCCCTGACCTCGACCGCCGACCACATCAAGGGTGTGCAGGCGTACGAGGAGGGCGCGGGCCTCATCGACATCGTGGACGCCTGGGACGCCATCAAGGACGGCGCCACCGCGCACGACGCTGTGCCCAATAACTACGCCGTGAAGGCCCCGGTCGACACCGCGATCGACCAGCTCCTGAAGACCCCGGGCTACGGCACCGGTCTCTACGACCGCGAGGGCGGTCTGAAGGCCGGTCAGAAGAAGACGTACGACGTCACCATCACCCGTACGTCCGGCGCGGACAAGGCGCTCCCGCACGAGCTGCACTTCGCCAAGAACGCCGGTGACACCTTCCGGATCCTCGGCAAGGACGACATCAGGCTGCCGCTGAACCAGCCGGTGACCGTCAAGGTCCAGGCCCAGCCGAAGTCCGCGGGCCTCAAGAGCGCGATCCTGGTCGTCGACGACCCGAAGACCGAGGGCGTCGACCAGCAGATCCTCACCACGGTCGTCGTCTCGGCGCCGGTGAAGTACACCTACACCGCGTCGAACACCGTGCAGCGCAACAGCACCCGGTCGTACTTCGTGACCGTCCCCGCGGGCGCCAAGTCCCTCGAGGTCGCGATCGGCGGGCTGAAGGACAAGAGCCAGACCCGGTTCATCGCCATCCACCCCTACGGCGTCCCGGTCGACAACACCGGCACCCCGTACTGCTACAACAACTACCTCGACGGCAACGGCTGCAAGCCCGACGCGCGTTCGTACGCGGACCCGCAGGCGGGTGTCTGGGAGATCGAGGTCGAGTCGCGCCGCACCTCGCCGCTGCTCGACAACCCGTACAAGCTGGACGTCGCCGTCTACGGCGCGCTCTTCGACCCGGAGACCGTGACCGTCCCCGAGGCCAAGGTCGGCACCCCGGCCACCGCCTCCTGGAAGGTGACCAACACGCTCGCCGCGATCGACGGCAAGCTGGCCGGCGGCCCGCTCGGCTCGTCCAAGACGGCCCGTCCGACCATCGCCGAGGGCGCCACCCAGACCACCACGGTCGAGGTGCCCGCGGGCGCGAAGTCGCTCGACGTCGCCATCGGCAACGTCTCCGACGTCTCCGCCGACCTGGACCTGACGGTCTACGACGCCTCGGGCGCCGTGGTCGGCCAGTCCGCCGACGGCGACTCGGAGGAGGCCGTCTCGGTCGCCTCGCCCGCCGCCGGCACGTACACCATCGAGGTCGCCGGCTACTCGGTCCCGGCTGGCTCCACGGCGTACGACTACCAGGACGTGTTCTTCTCCAGCACCCTGGGCACCGTCACCGTCTCCGACGCGCCGGTCAAGCTCGGCACCGGCGCCTCGACGACCGTCTCCGGCAGCGTCACCGCCCTGGCCGCCGCCCCGGCGGGCCGTGAGTTCTTCGGCCAGGTCAGCCTCGTCAACGCGCGCGGCACGGTCGCGGGCGTCGGCAACGTGAAGATCGAGAAGGTCACGCCGTAA